AGATCGTCCTTTCTGCAAAGCATTTAAATAGTGTAAATGATTTTCAATTTTTTTGAAATTGAAAAAGAATTGATATAACCGTTCATTGAACGAATGAAGGAACTAGGTGGAAAAATTATGCCAGAACAGATTTCAAAGAAGCTTTCATTTCTGGACAGGTTCCTAACATTATGGATATTTTTAGCGATGTTCATTGGTGTAGCTTTGGGAGCAATATTTCCTGCTGTAGCCGATGTTCTCAATTCGATGAGTATAGGCACGACTTCAATTCCAATCGCAATTGGTCTGATCCTAATGATGTATCCACCACTTGCAAAAGTTAAGTACGAAGAATTATCAAAGTTGACCAAAATGCCAGAATCTAAATTAATGTTCGGAACCTCTATTGCACTGAATTACTTGGTCGGGCCTTTCTTGATGTTCACGCTTGCTTGGATATTCCTTCCAGATCTGCCTGAATACAGAATTGGATTAATTTTAACAGGTTTAGCTCGATGTATTGCCATGGTTCTTGTATGGAATCAGCTGGCTGAGGGGGATTCAGAGTACGCTGCAATACTTGTGGCCATCAATTCAATTTTCCAGATCATCATGTACTCTTTCTATGCTTACTTCATGATATTCGTGCTTTCGGAATTTATAGCACCAGGATCTGGAGTTGCAGTTAATATATCGATTTGGGAAGTTGCGCAGTCCGTTCTCATTTATTTAGGGATTCCTTTTCTTGCAGGGATCATTACACGTTATGCGCTGCTTCCGAGAAAAGGGGCCGAATGGTATGACAAGA
The nucleotide sequence above comes from Methanomassiliicoccales archaeon. Encoded proteins:
- the arsB gene encoding ACR3 family arsenite efflux transporter, translated to MPEQISKKLSFLDRFLTLWIFLAMFIGVALGAIFPAVADVLNSMSIGTTSIPIAIGLILMMYPPLAKVKYEELSKLTKMPESKLMFGTSIALNYLVGPFLMFTLAWIFLPDLPEYRIGLILTGLARCIAMVLVWNQLAEGDSEYAAILVAINSIFQIIMYSFYAYFMIFVLSEFIAPGSGVAVNISIWEVAQSVLIYLGIPFLAGIITRYALLPRKGAEWYDKKFIPKLGKVSLLALLFTIVVMFSLKGEYIIQLPLDVMRIAIPLILYFTIMFLLSFRLSIKLKFDYPHATAQSFTAASNNFELAIAVAIAIFGIGSGVAFATVIGPLVEVPVLISLVNVAFWIRKRYYDSNGKVKVTSPA